A single Arcanobacterium canis DNA region contains:
- the epsC gene encoding serine O-acetyltransferase EpsC, with translation MGVISRMRGDLAAAMDNDPAARNCFEVALTYSGVHAVWGYRIAHCLWHHHAKFFARVVSQAARFLSGIEIHPGATLGERLFIDHGMGVVIGETAEVGDDVVIYHGTTLGGTSRNTGKRHPTVGNRVVIGSGAKVLGPITVGDDAQIGANAVVVKDVPAGNTAVGIPAKNRSHGQHADPLIDPALWI, from the coding sequence ATGGGTGTGATTTCAAGAATGCGAGGCGATCTCGCCGCCGCGATGGACAACGATCCTGCGGCACGTAACTGCTTTGAAGTTGCACTCACCTACTCCGGCGTCCACGCCGTGTGGGGTTATCGAATCGCCCACTGCCTATGGCATCATCATGCGAAGTTCTTTGCACGTGTGGTGTCGCAAGCAGCCCGCTTTCTTTCCGGAATCGAAATCCACCCCGGTGCTACGCTGGGTGAACGGCTCTTCATCGACCACGGGATGGGAGTGGTCATCGGTGAAACTGCCGAGGTTGGTGACGACGTCGTGATCTATCACGGAACGACATTGGGAGGCACGTCACGCAATACGGGAAAGCGCCACCCCACAGTCGGTAACCGCGTGGTCATCGGTTCAGGAGCAAAAGTCCTTGGGCCGATCACTGTGGGTGACGATGCTCAGATTGGAGCCAATGCCGTAGTGGTCAAGGACGTTCCCGCAGGCAACACTGCCGTCGGGATACCTGCAAAGAATCGATCTCACGGACAACATGCCGACCCGTTGATTGATCCAGCGTTGTGGATCTAG
- a CDS encoding ribose-5-phosphate isomerase, with the protein MRIHIAADHAGFELKAHLVEHLTQAGHEVVDHGYETYDKLDAYPPVCFACGEATVADPGSLGIVIGGSGNGEQMAANKVKGVRAALVWNDDIATLAREHNNANVISIGARQHSLEEATRFVDIFISREFDPTSRHQSRIEMMSDYENK; encoded by the coding sequence ATGCGCATACATATTGCTGCAGATCATGCAGGTTTTGAATTGAAAGCTCACTTAGTTGAGCATCTGACACAAGCCGGACACGAGGTTGTAGATCACGGCTACGAGACATACGACAAGCTCGATGCATACCCTCCGGTGTGCTTCGCTTGCGGTGAAGCAACCGTGGCAGATCCAGGGTCGCTCGGAATCGTCATTGGCGGTTCCGGTAATGGAGAACAGATGGCTGCGAATAAGGTTAAGGGCGTTCGTGCAGCATTGGTGTGGAACGATGACATCGCTACTTTGGCCCGCGAGCATAATAATGCGAACGTGATTTCCATAGGTGCTCGCCAACATTCGCTTGAGGAAGCAACCCGTTTCGTTGATATCTTCATCTCACGTGAATTTGACCCAACCTCGCGTCATCAGTCGCGCATCGAGATGATGAGCGACTACGAAAACAAGTAA
- a CDS encoding M13 family metallopeptidase: MDIDATTKEVLAGLDHSVRPQDDLFRHVNGEWLKTATIPDDQSSTGSFIDLRNQSEVDVRNIIEDLKADSENLEEAQIAGLYESFMDETRVNALGAAPLSEDFDLINAATSKDELAAVLGGLLPTGVDVPAYPYVSNDKNNPDANVVYLYQSGLGLPDESFYREESYAEILAAYREFVPVLWALATGAEAEVSQDAARAILDIESAFASHHLTPVQMRDAEKTNNVMSFADFVDSAPGFAWVPFFAAAGLTEENMAQLIVTSPSTMQGFAQQWQNAELQDLRTYVTWHTILARAPYLSDEISQANFNFYGKVLQGSQVQRDRWKRAVGFVNDAVGEAVGKRYVAKHFPPRSKELMDQLVADLLQAYRESITALDWMTEETKAKALDKLDHFTTKIGYPEKWIDYSALEVNVDDLVGNVRASARFEWARQIEKLSQPVDRSEWLMTPQTVNAYYMPPTNEIAFPAAILQPPFFQPDADPAWNYGAIGAVIGHEIGHGFDDQGSKYDGTGQLNNWWTDADRAEFEKRTAALVGQYDAYIPAQLGEDSPHHVQGALTLGENIGDLGGLSIGLKAYDIACKRAGLAGAQDAPVIEGYTGIQRAFLAYGRIWQEIRRDELMIQRVATDPHSPAEFRANGVVKNVDAFAQAFDVTEGDALYLASDERVHIW, translated from the coding sequence ATGGATATTGATGCAACAACTAAGGAAGTCCTTGCCGGCCTTGACCACTCGGTTCGCCCGCAAGATGATCTATTCCGCCATGTCAACGGCGAGTGGTTAAAGACTGCGACTATTCCCGACGACCAGTCTTCCACCGGTTCATTCATTGACCTGAGGAATCAGTCAGAAGTCGATGTACGCAACATCATCGAGGATTTGAAGGCTGATTCTGAAAACCTCGAAGAAGCGCAAATTGCTGGCCTTTACGAATCTTTTATGGATGAGACCCGTGTCAATGCACTCGGGGCTGCGCCTTTGAGCGAAGATTTTGATCTCATCAACGCAGCAACATCGAAGGATGAACTTGCTGCGGTCCTGGGAGGTCTCCTTCCCACCGGCGTCGATGTACCGGCATACCCGTATGTCTCCAACGATAAGAACAACCCGGACGCCAATGTCGTCTACCTGTACCAGTCGGGATTGGGCCTGCCGGATGAGTCGTTCTATCGCGAAGAAAGCTACGCGGAGATCCTTGCAGCCTATCGCGAGTTCGTGCCTGTACTGTGGGCTCTGGCAACTGGTGCTGAAGCTGAAGTTTCTCAAGATGCTGCACGCGCAATTCTGGACATCGAATCAGCATTCGCTTCACACCACCTGACTCCAGTGCAGATGCGCGACGCCGAAAAGACGAACAACGTCATGTCCTTTGCCGACTTCGTTGACAGCGCCCCTGGCTTTGCCTGGGTGCCGTTCTTCGCAGCAGCGGGGCTCACCGAAGAGAACATGGCTCAGCTGATCGTCACCTCACCATCGACGATGCAAGGCTTCGCCCAGCAGTGGCAGAATGCGGAGCTCCAAGACCTGCGTACCTACGTCACCTGGCACACCATTCTTGCTCGCGCACCGTACCTCTCCGACGAGATTTCGCAGGCCAACTTCAACTTCTATGGCAAGGTTCTCCAAGGCTCTCAGGTGCAGCGTGACCGCTGGAAGCGTGCCGTCGGTTTTGTCAACGATGCCGTTGGTGAAGCAGTCGGAAAGCGCTACGTCGCCAAGCATTTCCCACCACGTTCCAAGGAGCTCATGGACCAGCTCGTTGCTGACCTACTCCAAGCTTACCGTGAGTCGATCACTGCTCTGGACTGGATGACTGAGGAAACCAAGGCAAAGGCACTGGATAAGCTTGATCATTTCACTACCAAGATTGGCTATCCGGAAAAGTGGATCGATTATTCAGCACTTGAGGTCAATGTCGATGATCTCGTTGGCAATGTGCGTGCGTCAGCTCGTTTCGAGTGGGCCCGTCAAATTGAGAAGCTCTCACAGCCCGTTGACCGCAGCGAATGGCTGATGACCCCTCAAACGGTGAACGCCTACTACATGCCGCCCACAAACGAAATCGCGTTCCCTGCCGCGATTTTGCAACCGCCGTTCTTCCAGCCCGACGCCGATCCTGCCTGGAATTACGGTGCAATCGGAGCGGTGATCGGTCACGAGATCGGTCATGGTTTTGATGACCAGGGTTCGAAGTACGACGGTACCGGCCAGCTCAACAATTGGTGGACCGACGCCGATCGCGCCGAGTTCGAGAAACGCACCGCCGCACTCGTCGGCCAGTACGATGCCTACATTCCTGCCCAGCTGGGTGAAGACTCTCCACATCATGTCCAAGGCGCACTCACACTCGGTGAGAATATCGGCGATCTTGGCGGCTTAAGCATCGGGTTGAAGGCCTATGACATTGCATGCAAGCGTGCTGGCTTAGCCGGCGCCCAAGACGCTCCAGTAATTGAGGGGTACACAGGCATTCAGCGCGCCTTCCTCGCCTACGGGCGTATTTGGCAGGAAATCCGCCGCGACGAACTCATGATCCAGCGCGTTGCGACTGACCCGCACTCGCCAGCTGAGTTCCGCGCAAATGGCGTGGTGAAGAACGTCGATGCATTTGCGCAGGCGTTCGACGTCACTGAAGGCGACGCCCTCTACCTCGCGTCAGACGAGCGCGTTCATATTTGGTAA
- the pepN gene encoding aminopeptidase N translates to MPGENLTRVEAELRANVVSNPAYHIDLDLTGSETTFRSITTLTFDAVTGESTFVDLLAHSVQAITLNGEEVPVSAYDGARISLDNLAEHNTLVVDAIMDYSHTGEGLHRTIDPADGEVYLYSQFEVPDARRVFANFEQPDLKAQFEFSVRTPKGWRVFSVSPTPDPVEVDDNTVRYDFTPTEKISTYLNAIVAGPYVGGEDTATSRDGRVIPMGVYARASLADFLDWQEIIDITKAGLDFYEDAFDVNYPFRKYDQIFVPEYNAGAMENPGCVTILDDYVFRSRATGALIERRAVTVLHELAHMWFGDLVTMKWWNDLWLNESFAEFMSHVATAEATRWTDAWVTFNASEKQWAMAQDQLPSTHPIAAEIRDLEDVQVNFDGITYGKGASVFQQLVAYVGWDAFIGGVSAYLKKMSWGNATLADLLSELETASGRDLTAWSKIWLEESGINTLSPALEVSEDGVITALSIKQGTDGRASLRPHRIGVGGYSLNNGKLVRVLHTELDIDGESTPVEEFIGKARPDIILLNDGDLTYAKVRMDADSLAFATAHINDFDDKLPRTLVLASAWDMARDGEMPASQYVDLALEALKTEDHGTVLRYLLSQLETATNLYSSVSKRDKLKARVAEAMFALVDATEPESDRQLQIAMSAVNLTDSDAQLDRIAGWLDADDVPHGLAVDANFRWVILRRLAAAGRVSEAEIEKERDERDNTASGAAGAARARAAISDAGVKDGVWHDILAGEVPNTVQRNLALGFDGGDVELLIPFVDRYFDSLEQVWNDRTLEIASNMISYTFPTKLVGHEDLGEDVVASGQQWLADHKGTAPALLRLVSEEVDRAERAAKAQAADA, encoded by the coding sequence ATGCCTGGCGAAAACTTGACCCGCGTGGAAGCCGAACTCCGCGCCAATGTTGTATCGAATCCTGCTTACCATATCGATCTGGATCTGACAGGTTCCGAGACAACCTTCCGTTCCATCACCACTTTGACTTTCGACGCCGTGACCGGTGAATCGACCTTCGTTGATCTGCTCGCACACTCGGTGCAAGCCATTACCCTCAATGGCGAAGAAGTCCCCGTGTCTGCCTACGACGGTGCTCGCATCAGCCTCGATAACCTCGCCGAGCACAACACCCTCGTAGTCGATGCAATCATGGATTATTCGCACACTGGTGAAGGACTGCACCGCACAATTGACCCGGCCGACGGCGAAGTCTACCTGTACTCCCAGTTCGAGGTCCCGGACGCGCGTCGTGTGTTTGCAAATTTCGAGCAACCAGATCTGAAGGCGCAGTTCGAGTTCTCGGTTCGTACTCCGAAGGGCTGGCGAGTGTTCTCAGTTTCACCAACCCCGGATCCGGTTGAGGTTGACGACAACACCGTTCGCTACGATTTCACGCCGACGGAGAAGATTTCCACCTACCTCAACGCCATCGTCGCTGGCCCATACGTGGGTGGCGAAGATACAGCAACTTCACGCGACGGTCGTGTTATCCCCATGGGCGTGTACGCTCGCGCATCACTGGCTGACTTCCTCGACTGGCAAGAGATTATCGACATCACCAAGGCCGGACTCGATTTCTACGAAGACGCGTTCGATGTGAACTACCCCTTCCGCAAGTACGATCAAATCTTTGTCCCTGAGTATAACGCTGGCGCAATGGAAAACCCGGGCTGCGTGACGATTCTGGACGACTACGTTTTCCGTTCACGCGCAACCGGCGCGCTCATTGAGCGCCGTGCCGTGACGGTGTTACATGAGCTCGCCCACATGTGGTTTGGCGATCTTGTCACGATGAAGTGGTGGAACGATCTGTGGCTAAACGAATCTTTCGCAGAATTCATGAGCCACGTCGCTACAGCTGAGGCCACACGCTGGACAGATGCATGGGTCACCTTCAACGCTTCAGAGAAGCAATGGGCAATGGCGCAGGATCAGCTTCCGTCTACTCACCCAATCGCTGCCGAGATTCGCGATCTTGAGGATGTCCAGGTCAATTTCGACGGAATCACCTACGGCAAGGGAGCGTCCGTATTCCAGCAGCTCGTCGCTTACGTAGGATGGGATGCCTTCATCGGCGGTGTGTCGGCGTATCTGAAGAAGATGAGCTGGGGCAACGCTACCCTGGCCGATTTGCTTTCGGAGCTGGAGACGGCGTCGGGACGCGATCTGACGGCGTGGTCAAAGATCTGGCTTGAGGAGTCCGGGATCAACACCCTCTCCCCTGCACTCGAAGTTAGCGAGGACGGCGTGATCACTGCGCTCTCAATCAAGCAGGGAACCGACGGACGCGCTTCGCTGCGCCCGCATCGCATCGGAGTCGGCGGTTACTCGCTCAATAACGGCAAACTCGTTCGCGTTCTTCACACGGAGCTCGATATCGACGGCGAATCGACACCTGTCGAGGAATTCATTGGCAAGGCTCGTCCGGACATTATCCTCCTCAACGACGGCGATCTGACCTACGCCAAGGTTCGAATGGATGCTGATTCGCTGGCATTCGCTACAGCACACATCAACGATTTCGACGATAAGCTCCCGCGTACATTGGTCCTCGCTTCGGCGTGGGATATGGCGCGTGACGGCGAAATGCCGGCGTCGCAGTATGTGGATTTGGCTCTTGAGGCACTCAAGACTGAAGATCACGGCACTGTGCTTCGTTACCTGCTCTCGCAGCTCGAGACGGCAACGAACCTCTATTCCTCAGTGTCCAAGAGGGACAAGCTCAAGGCACGTGTCGCCGAGGCAATGTTTGCCCTTGTTGATGCCACGGAGCCTGAGTCAGATCGTCAGTTGCAAATTGCAATGTCTGCGGTGAATCTGACAGATTCAGATGCTCAGCTTGATCGTATCGCCGGATGGCTCGACGCAGATGATGTGCCACATGGCTTGGCAGTGGACGCAAACTTCCGCTGGGTAATTCTGCGACGTCTGGCAGCAGCTGGGCGCGTGAGCGAAGCTGAGATTGAGAAGGAACGAGATGAGCGTGACAACACCGCTTCTGGTGCTGCAGGCGCTGCGCGTGCGCGTGCCGCGATTTCCGACGCCGGTGTCAAAGATGGTGTCTGGCACGACATCCTCGCTGGCGAAGTTCCCAATACAGTTCAACGCAATCTGGCTCTCGGTTTCGACGGTGGAGACGTCGAGCTTTTGATTCCATTCGTTGATCGCTACTTCGATTCACTTGAACAGGTGTGGAATGATCGCACACTGGAAATTGCCTCGAACATGATTTCCTACACCTTCCCTACCAAGCTCGTTGGTCACGAAGACCTCGGTGAGGATGTTGTGGCAAGTGGTCAGCAATGGCTCGCTGATCACAAGGGGACGGCACCAGCACTTCTGCGTCTGGTGTCGGAGGAAGTCGACCGCGCTGAACGCGCAGCAAAGGCACAAGCAGCAGATGCCTAA
- the malQ gene encoding 4-alpha-glucanotransferase yields MASREKLISLANAYRVATEYWDFDGNLTQVEDETLAAVLAAMGVDTSSDAAADAALKDKDEAPWRQILPTCTVARDDQDYSVLVHVPDGWAVKLEAYLEDGSTITLPQAEDFTPARNIDGHMIGQARFLVPAGTPTGYHTLHAEVSFADSELRHDSAPLIVTPARLDNSTLDERRSWGMMAQLYSVRSKSSWGLGDVRDLAEMASTFGSMGADYLLVNPLHAAEPIEPLENSPYLPTTRRFFNPMYIRPEDILEVAYLSGPDRSLVAWAGEDVKKSSLKNEHIDRNASWSAKRKALEVIFAAGRSQSRQREFERYCELEGQGLADFALWCAIVEKYEGAFPNELRDIKSPYVARERRELAGRVQFWMWLQWVMDSQLEAAQNLATRSGMRFGIAHDLAVGVHSAGSDRWTIPEAFANGVEVGAPADMYNQQGQNWSQPPWRPDALERMAYSPLRDMARTVLRHAGMIRVDHVAGLFRLWWIPVGASAAKGTYVYFNHEAMVGVLLLEAQRAGATVVGEDLGTVEPWTREYLKERGIFGTSVFWFEKSADGMPLPPENYRSDVLASVDTHDLPPAAGYLAGEHVDLRERLGLLVEPVEKVRADAELEKEQVLHRLREYGLVGEEPSEREIVEALHVYVARTPAPLVCVSLVDAVGERRAQNQPGTFNEYPNWCIPLADGTEEVVLTEDLSTNPRLQSLVSTLNAAMAEEEAKRH; encoded by the coding sequence ATGGCCTCTCGCGAGAAATTAATTTCATTGGCGAACGCATATCGTGTCGCCACAGAATACTGGGATTTTGATGGAAATCTCACCCAGGTTGAGGATGAGACCCTCGCTGCTGTGTTGGCTGCGATGGGTGTCGATACATCGTCAGATGCAGCTGCTGATGCCGCATTGAAGGATAAGGACGAGGCTCCCTGGCGACAGATTCTTCCTACCTGCACTGTGGCTCGCGACGATCAAGATTACTCGGTGCTGGTCCATGTTCCAGATGGGTGGGCAGTCAAACTTGAGGCATACCTCGAAGACGGCTCGACCATCACACTGCCGCAGGCTGAGGATTTTACGCCAGCACGAAATATTGATGGTCACATGATCGGGCAGGCGCGTTTCCTTGTTCCCGCAGGAACGCCCACGGGCTATCACACGCTCCACGCGGAAGTGTCATTCGCTGATTCCGAGCTTCGCCATGATTCCGCTCCACTTATCGTGACGCCGGCACGCCTCGATAATTCTACTCTTGATGAGCGTCGCTCGTGGGGAATGATGGCACAGCTGTACTCAGTGCGTTCGAAGTCGTCATGGGGCCTGGGAGATGTTCGTGACCTTGCAGAGATGGCCTCGACTTTCGGGTCAATGGGCGCAGATTACTTGCTGGTGAATCCGCTACATGCCGCTGAACCAATAGAACCGCTTGAGAATTCACCATACCTTCCGACCACTCGTCGATTCTTCAACCCGATGTACATTCGCCCCGAGGACATTCTCGAGGTTGCCTACCTGTCGGGGCCTGACCGTTCACTCGTTGCATGGGCAGGGGAAGACGTGAAGAAATCGTCGCTGAAGAACGAGCATATTGATCGCAATGCTTCTTGGAGCGCTAAGCGTAAAGCTCTTGAAGTAATTTTTGCGGCTGGTCGTTCTCAGTCGCGTCAGCGTGAGTTCGAACGTTATTGCGAACTTGAAGGCCAAGGCCTGGCAGATTTTGCATTGTGGTGTGCCATTGTTGAGAAGTACGAGGGTGCTTTCCCTAATGAATTGCGTGATATTAAATCACCGTATGTTGCGCGTGAGCGCCGCGAGCTAGCTGGTCGCGTGCAGTTCTGGATGTGGCTTCAGTGGGTGATGGATTCTCAGCTCGAAGCAGCACAAAATTTGGCGACGCGTTCAGGTATGCGCTTTGGTATCGCACATGATCTCGCTGTGGGTGTACATTCGGCAGGTTCTGATCGTTGGACGATCCCAGAAGCATTTGCCAATGGAGTTGAAGTTGGTGCTCCAGCTGACATGTACAACCAGCAGGGACAGAATTGGTCGCAACCGCCGTGGCGTCCCGATGCTCTTGAGAGGATGGCATACTCGCCGCTGCGTGATATGGCCCGCACTGTTCTTCGCCACGCTGGCATGATTCGTGTCGATCACGTTGCCGGGTTGTTCCGACTGTGGTGGATCCCCGTTGGCGCATCCGCTGCAAAGGGAACCTACGTTTACTTCAATCATGAGGCGATGGTGGGTGTTCTCCTCCTCGAAGCTCAGCGTGCGGGTGCAACCGTGGTGGGTGAAGATCTGGGTACTGTTGAGCCGTGGACCCGCGAATATCTCAAGGAGCGCGGAATCTTTGGCACCTCAGTGTTCTGGTTCGAAAAGAGTGCTGATGGAATGCCACTTCCGCCTGAGAACTACCGCAGTGATGTTCTCGCTTCGGTTGATACTCACGACCTTCCGCCGGCTGCGGGCTATCTTGCCGGTGAGCATGTCGATCTGCGTGAGCGCTTGGGGCTCCTGGTTGAGCCAGTGGAGAAAGTGCGAGCCGACGCAGAACTTGAAAAGGAACAAGTTCTTCACCGTCTGCGCGAATATGGTTTGGTAGGAGAGGAACCTTCCGAGCGCGAGATCGTTGAGGCGTTGCACGTTTACGTCGCGCGCACTCCAGCTCCGCTTGTATGTGTTTCGCTTGTCGATGCCGTTGGCGAACGTCGCGCCCAGAACCAACCGGGAACATTCAACGAGTACCCGAACTGGTGCATTCCGCTTGCCGACGGGACTGAGGAAGTCGTGTTGACCGAGGATCTGTCAACGAATCCGCGATTGCAGTCCCTTGTCTCGACGTTGAATGCAGCGATGGCTGAAGAAGAAGCTAAGCGTCACTGA
- a CDS encoding acyl-CoA thioesterase, which yields MPTFIPMPTTTAEPLGSVLRTLRLRRNSFRSFEGTNLNQVTGRVYGGQVFAQAVVAAQATLKPAESGRQIHSITAAFLRPGVLEEPVQFDVAEILDGRSFSTRIVQASQFGKTIFNARASFQEVQPGVEHESPTPVAPDPEQLGSSTDFFANLDLPIARTLNSTNAVDIRHVQQPLWLRPAPQSTEPNLIWFRLRSPMPQASQTLQRAILAYATDQFMLEPIMRIHSMFWLDPALSLATLDHQIWWHRDVDMSEWILAELTSPSAQGGRGMTIAKFFQHNHHVATMTQEGMVRHKSRG from the coding sequence ATGCCCACCTTTATCCCGATGCCAACTACCACTGCTGAGCCCCTTGGCTCAGTACTTCGTACCCTTCGTTTACGTCGGAATTCTTTTCGTTCTTTTGAAGGGACGAACTTAAACCAGGTCACTGGCAGGGTTTACGGTGGGCAAGTTTTTGCGCAGGCTGTTGTTGCTGCACAAGCAACCCTTAAGCCCGCAGAATCTGGCCGCCAGATCCACTCGATTACAGCTGCTTTCCTACGTCCCGGAGTTTTAGAAGAACCCGTCCAATTCGATGTCGCAGAAATCCTCGACGGACGATCATTCTCTACACGAATTGTTCAGGCGTCACAATTTGGGAAAACGATTTTCAACGCACGTGCGTCATTTCAGGAGGTTCAGCCCGGAGTTGAGCATGAGTCACCGACGCCGGTTGCTCCCGATCCTGAGCAGCTCGGATCCTCGACTGATTTCTTTGCGAATCTTGACCTTCCGATTGCACGAACATTGAACTCGACGAACGCAGTTGATATCCGTCACGTTCAGCAGCCGCTATGGCTACGTCCTGCACCACAGAGTACAGAACCGAACCTCATCTGGTTCCGGCTTCGGTCACCGATGCCACAAGCATCTCAAACACTTCAGCGAGCGATTCTGGCCTATGCCACCGATCAGTTCATGCTCGAACCCATCATGCGGATACACTCGATGTTTTGGTTAGATCCAGCACTATCTCTCGCAACTCTCGATCACCAGATTTGGTGGCACCGCGACGTTGACATGTCTGAATGGATACTGGCTGAGCTTACGTCACCGTCTGCCCAAGGTGGGCGCGGCATGACAATCGCCAAGTTCTTCCAACATAATCATCATGTGGCGACGATGACTCAAGAAGGTATGGTTCGCCATAAATCACGAGGATAA
- the ettA gene encoding energy-dependent translational throttle protein EttA, whose product MAEFIYTMSRARKVVGDKVILDDVSMSFFPGAKIGMVGPNGAGKSTILKIMAGLDEPSNGEARLSPGYTVGILLQEPPLNEEKTVLENVQEGMGEMFQKVQRFNQIGIEMGEPDADFDALMEEMGKLQTEIDAANAWDLDSQLQQAMDALRCPPGDMPVNVLSGGERRRVALCKLLLEAPDLLLLDEPTNHLDAESVLWLEQHLQKYPGAVIAVTHDRYFLDHVAQWIAEVDRGHLYPYEGNYSTYLDTKASRLEVQGKKDAKLKKRLKDELEWVRQSAKGRQAKSKARLARYEEMAAEAESQRKLDFEEIQIPPGPRLGNVVLEATDLEKGFDGRTLIKDLSFSLPRNGIVGIIGPNGVGKSTLFKTIVGIEPLDAGNLKIGETVQLSYVDQNREGIDPEKSLWEVVSDGLDYIQVGNVEMPSRAYVSAFGFKGADQQKKAGILSGGERNRLNLALTLKQGGNLILLDEPTNDLDVETLSSLENALLNFAGCSVVITHDRWFLDRVATHILAWEGTEENPAAWYWFEGNFESYEKNKAERLGPDANRAGAQVYRKLTRD is encoded by the coding sequence GTGGCTGAATTTATTTACACGATGAGCCGCGCCCGCAAAGTAGTGGGCGACAAGGTGATTCTTGACGACGTCTCAATGTCGTTCTTCCCCGGTGCCAAGATTGGCATGGTGGGTCCTAATGGTGCTGGTAAGTCAACGATCTTAAAAATCATGGCTGGGCTCGATGAGCCTTCTAACGGTGAAGCTCGTCTGTCGCCCGGTTATACCGTGGGTATCCTCCTGCAGGAACCGCCGCTGAATGAAGAAAAGACTGTCCTGGAGAATGTCCAGGAAGGCATGGGCGAAATGTTCCAGAAGGTCCAACGTTTCAACCAAATCGGTATTGAAATGGGCGAACCGGATGCTGATTTTGATGCCTTGATGGAAGAAATGGGCAAGCTCCAAACCGAGATCGATGCTGCGAATGCATGGGATCTCGATTCGCAGCTTCAGCAGGCCATGGATGCACTGCGTTGTCCTCCGGGTGATATGCCGGTCAATGTTCTTTCCGGGGGTGAGCGCCGTCGCGTTGCGCTGTGTAAGTTGCTTCTTGAAGCGCCAGATCTGTTGTTGCTTGATGAGCCAACGAACCACTTGGACGCAGAGTCTGTGCTGTGGCTCGAACAGCATCTTCAAAAGTACCCTGGTGCAGTGATTGCTGTGACCCACGATCGATACTTCCTCGATCACGTAGCACAGTGGATCGCCGAAGTTGATCGCGGACACTTGTACCCCTATGAAGGCAACTACTCGACTTACCTCGACACCAAGGCCTCACGTCTGGAAGTCCAAGGGAAGAAGGATGCCAAGCTCAAGAAGCGTCTCAAGGATGAACTCGAATGGGTCCGTCAGAGTGCAAAGGGGCGCCAGGCGAAGTCCAAGGCTCGTTTGGCTCGATACGAAGAGATGGCTGCCGAAGCCGAATCTCAGCGGAAGCTCGATTTCGAAGAAATTCAGATTCCTCCGGGGCCGCGTTTGGGTAATGTTGTCCTCGAAGCAACCGATCTGGAAAAGGGTTTCGATGGACGTACCCTGATCAAGGATCTGTCGTTCTCGTTGCCTCGAAACGGTATCGTGGGCATCATCGGTCCCAATGGCGTTGGAAAGTCAACATTATTCAAGACAATCGTGGGAATCGAACCGCTCGATGCAGGAAATCTCAAGATCGGCGAAACAGTTCAGCTGTCCTACGTAGACCAGAATCGCGAGGGAATCGATCCTGAAAAGTCCTTGTGGGAAGTTGTTTCTGACGGCTTGGATTACATCCAAGTTGGCAATGTCGAAATGCCTTCGCGAGCCTACGTTTCGGCATTCGGTTTCAAAGGTGCTGACCAGCAGAAAAAGGCAGGCATCCTCTCAGGTGGAGAACGTAACCGTCTCAACCTGGCTCTGACGCTCAAGCAGGGCGGAAATCTGATCTTGCTGGACGAACCAACGAACGACCTCGACGTTGAAACCCTGAGTTCACTCGAAAATGCCTTGCTGAATTTTGCGGGATGTTCCGTGGTCATTACGCACGATCGTTGGTTCCTTGATCGCGTTGCCACCCACATTCTTGCGTGGGAAGGCACCGAAGAGAATCCTGCTGCGTGGTACTGGTTCGAAGGAAATTTCGAATCATATGAGAAGAACAAGGCTGAACGCCTTGGCCCGGATGCGAACCGTGCCGGAGCTCAGGTCTACCGAAAGCTCACTCGCGACTGA
- a CDS encoding single-stranded DNA-binding protein, with translation MSNDTIVTIRGFAAADPQVFTNAVDPESGEGYERQCTVFRIGVTPSYYSSASKEFRNGITSWYTVRTYGTLAQNVAESVRRGSALMVRGRLNIRQYTDNEGNPRQENVIIADGVGLDLNSGTGHLIKRRRDPLPAVEGEPSGRGEGVLESDESEHPGDGGVRQQGLSGTHGKNEDFAGNLARV, from the coding sequence ATGTCTAACGACACTATTGTGACAATTCGAGGTTTCGCTGCAGCTGATCCGCAGGTATTCACCAATGCGGTTGATCCCGAATCAGGTGAAGGGTACGAACGGCAATGCACTGTATTTCGCATTGGTGTGACGCCCTCATACTATTCGTCGGCCTCGAAGGAATTCCGGAACGGGATAACATCGTGGTACACCGTGAGAACCTACGGGACGCTCGCACAAAACGTTGCTGAATCGGTCCGTCGGGGAAGTGCATTAATGGTTCGCGGGCGTTTGAATATTCGCCAATACACGGATAATGAGGGGAATCCTCGCCAGGAGAACGTGATTATTGCAGACGGCGTCGGGCTTGACCTCAACTCGGGAACAGGCCATTTAATCAAGCGTCGGCGCGATCCTCTCCCTGCGGTCGAAGGAGAACCGAGTGGGCGGGGTGAGGGCGTCCTTGAGAGTGATGAAAGTGAGCACCCAGGAGATGGTGGAGTTCGCCAACAAGGACTCTCGGGTACGCACGGAAAGAATGAAGATTTCGCTGGAAATCTTGCTCGGGTTTAA